One stretch of Ananas comosus cultivar F153 linkage group 6, ASM154086v1, whole genome shotgun sequence DNA includes these proteins:
- the LOC109711278 gene encoding WAT1-related protein At1g44800-like, whose amino-acid sequence MWLGGVVNGVKPYLYMVLLQIGFSGMYIVAAASLKRGMDHYVLVVYRNAVAVVVIAPFALWLERSRPKMTISIFLKIMALALLEPVLDQNFYYMGVKLTSASFGSALYNMLPAVTFLLATLLRIEKVNIRKRRGQAKIVGTIVTVAGALLMILYKGPAVEFPWSKGGTHHTTSPGQNSGNWLKGTIMLLGSCTSWAAFFILQSNTLDSYPAALSLTVLICLLGGMMSGTVALIVQRGDPKPWLIGFDMRLFTAIYAGVVCSGVAYYVQGIVIKQRGPVFVTAFNPLCMIVTAVMGSIILKEEITLGSVIGAVIIVVGLYSLIWGKNKDDLTQPSNSSENKQQNELPMTTTLHTGKLEIINHDSEMKGQNGKF is encoded by the exons ATGTGGCTAGGAGGGGTAGTGAACGGGGTGAAGCCATATTTGTATATGGTGCTGCTGCAGATCGGTTTCTCCGGCATGTACATCGTCGCGGCGGCTTCGCTCAAGCGCGGCATGGACCATTACGTCCTCGTGGTGTACCGAAACGCCGTCGCAGTGGTTGTCATTGCACCCTTTGCGCTGTGGCTCGAGAG GTCAAGGCCCAAGATGACTATCTCCATCTTTCTGAAGATAATGGCGCTCGCGTTACTCGA GCCCGTGCTTGACCAAAACTTTTACTACATGGGAGTTAAGTTAACCTCCGCAAGCTTTGGATCAGCTTTGTACAACATGCTCCCTGCAGTTACCTTTCTCTTGGCCACACTCCTAAG GATTGAGAAGGTGAATATAAGGAAGAGGCGTGGCCAAGCTAAGATAGTGGGAACCATTGTGACCGTTGCGGGAGCATTGCTCATGATACTGTACAAAGGCCCTGCAGTAGAGTTTCCATGGTCTAAGGGGGGAACTCACCACACCACTTCCCCGGGACAAAACAGTGGAAACTGGCTCAAAGGAACTATCATGCTTTTAGGAAGTTGCACTTCTTGGGCCGCTTTTTTCATACTGCAA TCGAACACACTGGACAGTTACCCCGCAGCGCTCTCGCTGACGGTGTTGATATGCCTTCTGGGCGGGATGATGAGCGGCACGGTGGCTCTCATTGTGCAACGCGGTGACCCCAAGCCTTGGCTCATTGGCTTCGATATGCGCCTTTTCACCGCCATCTACGCT GGAGTGGTGTGCTCAGGTGTGGCCTATTATGTGCAAGGGATAGTGATAAAACAGAGGGGCCCAGTTTTTGTTACAGCATTTAACCCACTGTGCATGATCGTAACGGCTGTGATGGGATCAATCATTCTAAAAGAGGAGATCACCTTAGGaag TGTAATTGGTGCAGTTATTATAGTAGTAGGCCTCTACTCCCTCATCTGGGGCAAAAACAAGGATGACTTGACCCAACCCTCAAATTCAAgtgaaaataaacaacaaaacgAGTTGCCAATGACTACTACACTTCACACTGGCAAATTGGAAATTATCAACCATGACTCTGAGATGAAGGGTCAAAAtggaaaattctaa
- the LOC109711205 gene encoding transmembrane emp24 domain-containing protein p24delta3-like, which translates to MGAASAAALVVALWWVACGGAGAVWLDLPATGTKCVSEEIQPNVVVLADYAVVFEQHPEGHPTIAVKVTSPYGNTLHHKENTTVGQFAFTTTEAGNYLACFWIDSADKGVGTSVNLDWKIGIAAKDWDSVARKEKIEGVELELRKLEAAVEAIHHNLLYLKTREAEMREVSERTNSRVAWFSIMSLGVCIVVSILQLWHLQGFFQKKKLI; encoded by the exons atgggCGCCGCCTCGGCGGCGGCGTTGGTGGTGGCGCTGTGGTGGGTGGCGTGCGGCGGCGCGGGCGCGGTGTGGCTCGACCTCCCGGCGACGGGGACGAAGTGCGTATCGGAGGAGATCCAACCCAACGTGGTCGTGCTCGCCGACTACGCCGTCGTCTTCGAGCAGCACCCCGAGGGCCACCCCACCATCGCCGTCAAG GTCACATCGCCCTATGGAAACACTCTACACCACAAGGAAAATACAACAGTAGGTCAGTTTGCGTTCACGACTACAGAAGCCGGCAACTACCTTGCATGTTTCTGGATAGATAGTGCTGACAAAGGAGTAGGGACAAGCGTAAATCTCGACTGGAAGATCGGTATTGCAGCGAAGGACTGGGATTCCGTTGCTAGGAAAGAGAAGATTGAG GGAGTCGAGCTAGAGCTGAGGAAACTGGAAGCAGCGGTCGAGGCCATCCATCACAACTTGTTGTATCTCAAAACCAG AGAAGCAGAGATGAGGGAAGTGAGCGAGAGGACGAACTCCAGGGTTGCGTGGTTCAGCATCATGTCCCTTGGCGTTTGCATTGTGGTCTCCATTCTGCAGCTGTGGCATCTGCAGGGCTTCTTTCAAAAGAAGAAACTCATTTAG